From the genome of Scytonema hofmannii PCC 7110, one region includes:
- a CDS encoding ParA family protein: MGHVIATANMKGGVGKTTLTVNMATCLTKNHGKRVLVLDLDSQISATLSMMSPLDFAKLRKQKRTLRYLLDQIISPSQRAKLTIQDIIQPQVCNLPGLDLLPGDIDLYDEFVVSEMLHQQAVNLGENDFENIWNRFERVLLGKVLEPILQEYDFILLDCAPGYNLLTRSALATSHFYILPAKPEPLSIVGIQLLERRIAQLKESHEQEVNIGIQMLGIVFTMSNANFLSGRYYKQVIQRVHQDFGDAKVCQTQIPTDVNVAKAVDTFMPAVLHTPQSAGSKAFIQLTQELLQKLEKAQVENQQKGNLQFATT, encoded by the coding sequence ATGGGACATGTCATTGCTACTGCAAATATGAAGGGCGGCGTTGGCAAAACCACCCTTACAGTCAATATGGCGACTTGTTTAACCAAAAACCATGGTAAACGAGTGCTTGTTCTGGATTTGGATAGTCAAATCAGTGCCACACTCAGTATGATGTCGCCTCTGGACTTTGCCAAGCTCCGAAAGCAAAAACGGACACTGAGGTATTTACTCGACCAAATTATCAGTCCATCACAAAGAGCAAAATTGACAATTCAAGATATTATTCAGCCTCAGGTTTGTAATCTCCCAGGATTGGACTTATTGCCAGGAGATATCGACTTGTATGATGAATTTGTCGTCTCCGAAATGCTGCATCAGCAAGCAGTTAACTTGGGTGAAAACGACTTTGAAAATATTTGGAATCGTTTTGAAAGAGTCCTACTAGGGAAAGTTTTAGAACCGATTCTTCAAGAATATGATTTTATTCTCTTAGATTGTGCTCCTGGATATAATCTTTTGACTCGCAGTGCTTTAGCTACCAGTCACTTCTACATACTTCCCGCTAAACCGGAACCCTTATCTATTGTCGGTATTCAATTGCTGGAACGGCGCATTGCCCAGTTAAAAGAAAGTCACGAACAGGAAGTAAATATAGGTATACAAATGCTGGGAATTGTCTTTACAATGTCTAACGCTAACTTTCTCAGTGGTAGGTACTACAAACAAGTTATACAACGCGTCCATCAAGATTTTGGCGATGCAAAAGTTTGTCAAACACAAATACCAACTGACGTGAATGTTGCTAAGGCTGTTGATACTTTTATGCCAGCTGTCTTACACACTCCTCAATCAGCAGGTTCAAAAGCGTTTATTCAACTCACACAAGAGTTGTTGCAAAAGTTGGAAAAAGCTCAGGTGGAAAACCAGCAAAAGGGTAACTTGCAATTTGCCACAACTTAA
- a CDS encoding type II toxin-antitoxin system RelE family toxin has protein sequence MKCTILISKAVQKQIDDLPNDIQERVLEKIQHLADEPRPDGVVKLKGSVQEYRIRVGDYRVRYEINDDNQTVQILQCKHRKDVYKK, from the coding sequence ATGAAATGTACTATCCTTATTTCAAAGGCGGTACAAAAACAAATTGACGACTTACCAAATGATATTCAAGAGCGTGTTCTTGAGAAGATTCAACATCTTGCAGATGAACCACGTCCCGATGGAGTTGTTAAATTAAAAGGTTCTGTTCAGGAGTATCGTATCCGGGTGGGTGACTATAGAGTTCGCTATGAAATCAATGATGACAATCAAACAGTACAAATTTTGCAGTGTAAGCATCGGAAAGATGTTTATAAAAAATAA